A single window of Solanum dulcamara chromosome 5, daSolDulc1.2, whole genome shotgun sequence DNA harbors:
- the LOC129889062 gene encoding uncharacterized protein LOC129889062 isoform X1, which produces MLEVSFNLKYFLEVAQETRAAMSAAPTYSSSSLPESDSHRYLLKEVRSHEVSIAELSNLPASRAVYQRNGNLFFRTTFQKAIASEQSKIFSNKWTWSNLSYKN; this is translated from the exons ATGCTAGAagtttcttttaatttaaaGTACTTCCTCGAGGTTGCCCAAGAAACGAGAGCAGCGATGTCTGCAGCACCGACTTATTCCTCTTCTAGTTTGCCCGAATCAGACTCCCACCGCTATCTCCTCAAGGAG GTGAGAAGTCACGAGGTTTCCATAGCCGAGCTCAGTAATCTTCCTGCTTCTCGG GCTGTCTACCAGAGAAATGGCAATCTATTCTTCCGTACAACTTTTCAGAAAGCAATAGCATCGGAACAAAGTAAAATATTCTCT AACAAGTGGACATGGTCAAATCTAAGCTACAAAAATTAA
- the LOC129889062 gene encoding uncharacterized protein LOC129889062 isoform X2, with amino-acid sequence MLEVSFNLKYFLEVAQETRAAMSAAPTYSSSSLPESDSHRYLLKEVRSHEVSIAELSNLPASRAVYQRNGNLFFRTTFQKAIASEQKQVDMVKSKLQKLSS; translated from the exons ATGCTAGAagtttcttttaatttaaaGTACTTCCTCGAGGTTGCCCAAGAAACGAGAGCAGCGATGTCTGCAGCACCGACTTATTCCTCTTCTAGTTTGCCCGAATCAGACTCCCACCGCTATCTCCTCAAGGAG GTGAGAAGTCACGAGGTTTCCATAGCCGAGCTCAGTAATCTTCCTGCTTCTCGG GCTGTCTACCAGAGAAATGGCAATCTATTCTTCCGTACAACTTTTCAGAAAGCAATAGCATCGGAACAAA AACAAGTGGACATGGTCAAATCTAAGCTACAAAAATTAAGCTCCTAG